A DNA window from Ranitomeya imitator isolate aRanImi1 chromosome 2, aRanImi1.pri, whole genome shotgun sequence contains the following coding sequences:
- the TMEM138 gene encoding transmembrane protein 138, translated as MLQPGNYSLVLTLQFLLLVYDLFVNSFSELLRSAPVIQLVLFILQDVGTLFAAIVLFLMLFNTFVFQAGLLRLLCQRFQGTVFLCALHLTLSVSLHVWLMNLRWKTENIFVWSDGLQALFVLQRVVAVLYFYFYKRTALSLGDSRYYHDSLWLRNEFARVRG; from the exons ATGCTGCAGCCCGGGAATTACAGTCTGGTCCTTACGCTCCAGTTCCTGCTCCTGGTTTATGATTTGTTTGTGAATTCGTTTTCAGAGCTCCTACGGTCAGCGCCAGTTATCCAGCTGGTGCTTTTCAT TTTGCAGGATGTCGGTACTTTATTTGCTGCCATTGTCCTGTTCCTTATGCTGTTTAACACCTTTGTGTTCCAAGCTGGGCTTCTGCGCTTACTATGCCAGCGTTTCCAAGGCACAGTATTTCTCTGCGCGCTGCATTTAACCCTCAGTGTGTCTTTACACGTATGGCTTATG aatTTGCGGTGGAAGACAGAAAATATCTTTGTGTGGTCCGATGGATTGCAGGCGTTGTTTGTTCTGCAGCGAGTCG TGGCCGTGCTGTATTTTTACTTCTACAAGAGGACTGCGCTAAGTCTGGGAGATTCCCGCTACTACCATGATTCTCTGTGGCTACGCAATGAGTTTGCTAGAGTACGGGGTTAA